The Prinia subflava isolate CZ2003 ecotype Zambia chromosome 34, Cam_Psub_1.2, whole genome shotgun sequence DNA window GGAAGGGTCAAAACCCCACATGCGAGAATGGAGCTGGATTTGCAGCCAGTCTGGAAGCAGATCTGGATCTCCCCGGGCTGAGGCTCCTCCTGTTCTGAGCAGGCGTTTGCTGCATCAGACACTGCCTTTGTTTCTCCCTCCCCTGTCCAAACAGGCTCCTGCTCCTAAATGGGATCTGCCAGGTGAAGCACAGGCTGTGGGGATGGAGGTGCTTTGTTCCAGCAGCGATGGGATAAAGCtggttaatttttaaaatagcaaagCTGCTCCCTGTAGGACAAAATGTTCTCTCTCAAACTGACACATTGCTGGGTTTTGGTTGTCAGACCCACTTGTGATTGTGGCATGAGAAATTTTTGATTCAAAACAAATTGTTTAGAAAAATGGCCTTTAACTGGTCTGGAGAGGAGCTCTTGGAAGACAAGAAAACGCCAGATCTGTAATATCTGATCTGGTGAGAACAAGAATGAAGTGCTTTCACAGATACACAGAATATTTGGAAAATGGAGCTCATCTTTCCAAATCATCTTTTTCAGTGTCTGTGTCTTGTTCCTAGTGTGACAACAGGCTCCTTTTTGGGAGCTTGAAGTGAGCCAGACTCAAATGTAGGAGGTGGATGTGAGTGCAGGTCGTTCATCACACGGACACAACCttctcactgctgctttctgtccATTTTCCAActccccttctcctctcccactCCCCAATCCCCTTGGCCATGTTTAGGTGTCCAAGGATGACCGCAGTGACGTGGAGAGCAGCTCCGAGGAGGAGGATGTGACTTCCAACAGCACAAAAGGAATTTTCAGCACTTCCAGTAACGGTTCCAACCGCCTGAACGGCCACGTGGCCGGCGGCCAGTGGACAGGAGAGGAGTAAGGCCCCGGGCTGGCCTCGAGCAAACACGAACTTCTCTTTCAATATCTAGTTGTGTTGAGCTCCACATTCCCAAGTGATCTTTAATCAAAACCCCTTCCCCAGAAACCTCCAGCAGACCCGAAACGGGCACAACCCTGACCAGTCAGAGGCTTTGCACGGCACAAGGGATGAAGCCAATGACCGGGGCGGAAACAAAGCTGCAGATTTCACTTCAAGCCATTCTGTACTTCAAAAAAGTCCAAGAGAACACCCCTGAGTCCTGTTGACACTTGCAGAGGTGTGTTTGTTTGTGACAAACTGGCTTTTCCTGGGATCAGCTCGAGGCAGAGCGGGTTCGGACCGCGGCGTTCGGTGCCGCCCGGTGCCGGTGCGCTCCCGGcaggtgcagcagctcctggtgcactCCAGAAGCCACTCCAGGGCATGGAGAACGCAGGTTCCATGTCCCGACTGCCCCGGGTGAGGCAGAGACTGCTGCAGCCGAGCTTTGAACTGTGCTAACCCAGAACCACTGCTCTGCCTCGCCCCGGGTGCAGGGGAGGGCCCagctgctcatccctgctgtCACCAGGGACCAGGCCAGCGTCTGCTGCCTCTTTTGGTGCTGCAAACCCCTCTGAAGTCTTGACCAAAGCCTTCTGCtagggggtgggggggtggtTTATTGCCCCTGAGACAACCAGCATAATCCAGGccttttaaattgttttcttcctgttgcaAATTGTGGTTTTGAAGGCTTCTCTAAGACTGGATTCAGATGGCTAAGCTGAGATGGGAGGGAGGATCAGAACTGGTGGGCTGGGTTTAACTGGCAAAAAAATGAGATGTTTTGGTCCTGTACTCTGAGACAAAGTGATTGTTGCTGCTCTGATAGAGCTGTGGAGGAACCCGGGGCTGGAAGAGCAGCCACACTGTGggctttgcttctctttttttactCAATGGTACTTGGGGGCAATGGAACGGTCAATCAGGAGCAGAATTTTTGAAACTTCTCCAGTTGTTACCATTTTATACTGTTGTTTACTCTTATCTCCAATTAAAAGTTGCTTCAGAAACTTGGGGTGATGTGTTTCATCTTGAGGAACTAGAACAGAGGACAGTGTCCTCTTGGCTGTCCCTGAGCACCTGGGCTTGCTGCCAGGAGCACGGGAGAAAGAGTTTTTTGGAAGAATGGGATAGAAATGATGGGATAGAACAGGATGGAAGTGATGGACTCTTGGAAGgcttccctgcccatggaagggggCTGGAACCAAGTGACCTTTAAGGTCTCTCCCAGCCCAGTCTGTGATTTGGGGGACACCACACACCACCACACCAAGCACTTCCACACAggtttaatttatttatctgcctcccccagcccaggagggacCAGGAACGTGGGGTTAGGTCCAATGGGCTTAGCTCCAGAGGCTGGTCCCAGCTCCCGGGGCCGGTCCCAGCTCCCGGGGGGCCGGTCCCAGCTCCCGGGGGCAGTCCCAGGTCCCGGGGCCGGTCCCAGGTCCGGGGGCAGTCCCAGGTCCGGGGCCGGTCCCAGCTGCCGGGGCCGGTCCCAGCTCCGGGGGCCGGTCCCAGCTGCCGGGGCCGGTCCCAGCTGCCGGGGCAGTCCCAGCTCCGGGGGCCGGTCCCAGCTCCGGGGCCGGTCCCAGCTCCCGGGGCCGGTCCCAGGTCCGGGGGCAGTCCCAGCTCCGGGGGCAGTCCCAGCTCCGGGGGCAGGTCCCAGCTCCCGGGCcggtcccagcacaggctcagctCTCGGGGCCGGGCGCGTTCTCCCGCTCACGGCGGTGCTGGAGCATCCTCTGCACACGGACGCTGCACAGGTACCCGGCGTACACCGTCAGCAGCATCATGGAGCCCGAGAAGGCCTTGTAGCCAAAGTCTGCCAGCTGCTTTCTGGACAC harbors:
- the LOC134563193 gene encoding cytochrome c oxidase assembly protein COX14 homolog; translation: MVSRKQLADFGYKAFSGSMMLLTVYAGYLCSVRVQRMLQHRRERENAPGPES